A single Fusarium oxysporum Fo47 chromosome IV, complete sequence DNA region contains:
- a CDS encoding uncharacterized protein (domain of unknown function-domain containing protein), with product MASSSESDLPWFLKSSYPVLFPFDDAVRLPQVEFEECIRQMIADRHKRSLLLDKREAHFAAMADADESETFTLVSNSTSAEIRQAMEATNLLSHASQDSETIRESPAAQEPEAEEAKPAQSNPFMEGLISYGNQEPSRNLENMMFTENGDLAYRSSQDALVDLFQELEEVVSGPRLKDLLTRAWQENPLATLRIIFNARSIHLGKSSRTVFYRCAGWLAQNHPLTLVANLCWLSRPLINKKAEKKEDDDLVLVEEENDDDSTKFDVKNGVAHGYWKDLLNILAIAANDKLTVVDDPKEVLNIENPGIIRGKSINKPRHRDGRRLRGLHRGDRGRGRGRGRGRGRGSHSSGQEMREQNRKVDPKELRRETRENRHETAQVLFKTDPVYRALHLTIARLFAEQLKKDIQALRGDNKAKRSISLCGKWAPSPDHFHDRHTFIISTIAEIMYPRASIYHPMLSPRDDHEKYLRFAREQYRKDTSALRKQLEIVEREISVKKYENIKYDRVPSLAMNQYSKLFIENDAERFGKYLDKVAEGKANISGATLLPSTLIQKVRMGGSSDRSGANKLLDQKVAEIEAKVLDGQWNTLVKRIKDSGTMDSCIAVCDVSGSMNSPVFKDKTTPIDSAIGLSLLLAEVAKPPFAGTFITFSENPRVEEVDLSKTLREKYWAMHRSEWGMSTNFVSVFEDLILPMALQNKLKQEDMIKRVFVFSDMQFNDASSSDSRYYQGWASERPSSWSTSFERIKAKFEKAGYELPELVFWNLAGGRAGHTGIGGDPTAPKPVKADEDGTCLVSGYSQGLLKVFLEGGGFEEEDEEVVVEKDEEGNVTQKTKKVKMTPLKIVQKAISHKAYEMLKVVD from the coding sequence ATGGCGTCTTCATCGGAATCAGACCTGCCTTGGTTTCTCAAGTCATCCTACCCCGTTCTCTTCCCCTTCGACGATGCCGTGAGATTGCCACAGGTTGAGTTTGAGGAATGTATTCGTCAGATGATCGCCGATCGACACAAGAGATCTCTCTTACTCGATAAACGTGAGGCTCATTTTGCTGCCATGGCTGACGCTGATGAGTCCGAGACCTTCACTCTCGTCTCCAACTCGACCTCTGCCGAAATCCGTCAGGCCATGGAGGCCACCAACCTTTTGAGCCATGCTTCCCAAGACTCTGAAACTATCCGAGAATCTCCTGCTGCCCAGGAGCCGGAGGCGGAAGAAGCCAAGCCTGCCCAGTCCAACCCTTTCATGGAGGGCCTCATCAGCTACGGGAACCAGGAGCCATCTCGGAACCTCGAAAACATGATGTTCACGGAAAACGGCGATCTCGCTTATCGTTCTAGCCAAGACGCCCTTGTTGACCTCTTCCAAGAACTCGAGGAAGTCGTCTCTGGTCCTCGCCTGAAGGATCTCCTCACCAGAGCCTGGCAAGAGAACCCCCTTGCTACTCTCAGAATTATCTTCAACGCTCGCTCTATCCATCTAGGCAAGAGTTCACGAACAGTCTTCTACCGCTGTGCTGGCTGGCTGGCGCAGAACCATCCCTTGACCCTCGTCGCCAACCTCTGCTGGCTCAGCCGCCCACttatcaacaagaaggccgagaagaaggaagacgatgacctTGTCctcgttgaagaagagaacgACGACGACTCGACCAAGTTCGACGTGAAAAATGGAGTCGCCCATGGCTACTGGAAGGatctcctcaacatcctggCCATTGCGGCCAACGATAAGCTTACTGTTGTTGATGACCCTAAGGAGGTCCTCAACATCGAGAACCCCGGCATCATCCGCGGCAAGAGTATCAACAAGCCTCGTCATCGTGACGGCCGCAGACTCCGGGGACTTCATCGTGGAGACCGAGGACGTGGAAGAGGTCGCGGTCGTGGCCGGGGCCGAGGATCTCACTCATCTGGACAGGAGATGAGAGAGCAGAATCGCAAGGTCGATCCCAAGGAACTCAGGCGAGAGACTAGAGAGAACCGCCATGAGACCGCACAGGTCCTCTTCAAGACTGATCCAGTGTACCGCGCCCTGCACCTGACCATCGCTCGACTGTTCGCGGAGCAGTTAAAGAAGGATATCCAAGCCCTTCGAGGAGACAACAAGGCTAAGCGCTCTATCTCGCTGTGCGGCAAGTGGGCTCCTTCACCCGATCACTTCCACGACAGACacaccttcatcatcagcaccatCGCCGAGATCATGTACCCGCGGGCGTCTATCTACCACCCGATGCTTAGCCCAAGAGACGACCATGAGAAGTATCTACGATTCGCCCGTGAGCAATACCGCAAAGATACGTCTGCCCTCCGAAAGCAGCTAGAGATTGTTGAGCGAGAAATCAGCGTCAAGAAGTACGAAAACATCAAGTACGACCGAGTTCCCTCCCTCGCCATGAACCAGTACTCCAAGCTGTTCATCGAGAACGATGCCGAGCGCTTCGGCAAGTACCTTGACAAGGTTGCTGAAGGAAAGGCCAACATCTCTGGAGCTACTCTTCTCCCCTCTACATTGATCCAAAAGGTTCGAATGGGCGGTTCTTCTGATCGATCAGGAgccaacaagcttcttgaccagaaGGTCGCGGAGATCGAGGCCAAGGTCCTCGACGGGCAATGGAATACCCTCGTCAAGAGAATCAAGGACTCGGGCACAATGGACTCCTGCATCGCGGTATGTGATGTATCTGGCAGCATGAACAGCCCTGTTTTCAAGGATAAAACCACACCCATCGATTCCGCCATCGGTCTGtctctcctcctcgcagAGGTCGCCAAGCCCCCTTTCGCCGGCACATTCATCACCTTCAGCGAGAACCCCCGGGTCGAGGAAGTTGACCTGAGCAAGACTCTGAGGGAGAAGTACTGGGCCATGCACAGATCGGAGTGGGGTATGAGCACCAACTTCGTGTCCGTCTTCGAAGACCTGATCCTTCCCATGGCTCTCcagaacaagctcaagcaggAGGATATGATCAAGCGTGTCTTTGTCTTCAGTGATATGCAATTCAATGACGCAAGCTCCTCAGACTCCCGCTACTACCAAGGCTGGGCTTCTGAAAGACCATCAAGCTGGTCTACTTCCTTCGAACGTATCAAGGCCAAGTTCGAAAAGGCGGGTTACGAACTCCCCGAGCTTGTCTTCTGGAACCTCGCAGGTGGACGGGCAGGACACACCGGAATCGGTGGGGATCCAACGGCGCCCAAGCCTGTCAAGGCCGATGAGGATGGAACATGCCTCGTCAGCGGATACTCACAGGGACTGCTGAAGGTGTTTTTGGAGGGAGGTGGttttgaggaagaggatgaagaggttgttgtcgagaaggatgaggagggtAATGTTACccagaagacgaagaaggtgaagatgacGCCTCTCAAAATTGTACAGAAGGCCATCAGCCACAAGGCGTacgagatgttgaaggtgGTCGACTAA
- a CDS encoding general substrate transporter has protein sequence MLGQRSIKVNGADCGIESIILGIITSIGGFLFGYDTGQISSMLLFRDFIDRFATGYDYDKNEKVFVPIIQSTMVSLMSIGSLIGALSGAYTSDWWGRRKSMTFGVALFIIGNVIQITAMESWIHMMMGRFVAGLGVGNLSVGVPMFQSECAPREIRGAVVASYQLMITIGILVSNIVCLGLKKIDHSDASWRIVIGLGIGFSLPLGIGILCVPESPRWLASKGDWEGAQISLGRLRGMKNKLDHPLVQDDLNEMRGILEKEKQVGQGGWLECFNPKSGVPKLVWRTFLGFFIHFLQQWTGVNYFFYYGATIFKSAGIEDPIQTQLILGAVNVGTTFAGLWFVERFGRRWPLLIGAIWQAAWLCVFASIGTAINPETNSTVGIVLIVCACMFIASFASTWGPMAWVVIGETFPLRTRAKQAAIATAGNWLGNWMIAFLSPIADAGIKYAFGFVLVGTNLAAALLIWFFLFESRQLSLENVDLMYGQEGLKAWNSHKWVPPGYITRAQRDEAVFRGNDKGRNSESHSGEDSRVEKIDA, from the exons ATGCTGGGTCAGAG GTCTATCAAGGTGAATGGCGCCGACTGCGGCATCGAGTCCATCATCTTGGGCATTATCACGTCCATCGGTGGATTCCTTTTCGGTTACGATACTGGGCAGATTAGTTCTATGCTCCTCTTCCGAGACTTTATAGATCGCTTCGCAACCGGTTATGACTATGATAAGAACGAAAAGGTCTTTGTGCCTATTATCCAGTCGACCATGGTCAGTCTCATGAGTATAGGAAGCTTGATCGGTGCTCTATCCGGTGCCTA CACTTCTGATTGGTGGGGACGTCGAAAGAGCATGACCTTCGGAGTCGCCTTGTTCATTATTGGTAATGTCATTCAGATCACGGCGATGGAATCGTGGATTCATATGATGATGGGTCGATTTGTTGccggtcttggtgttggtaaCCTCTCCGTCGGTGTTCCCATGTTCCAGTCCGAATGCGCCCCTCGCGAAATCCGTGGTGCCGTCGTCGCCTCCTACCAACTCATGATCACAATCGGTATCCTGGTTTCCAACATTGTCTGTCTCggcctcaagaagatcgatcACAGCGACGCATCCTGGAGAATCGTCATTGGCCTCGGCATTGGcttctctctccctctcGGTATCGGTATCCTGTGTGTCCCCGAGTCTCCTCGATGGCTCGCCTCCAAGGGCGACTGGGAGGGTGCTCAGATCTCACTTGGACGTCTTCGCGGTATGAAAAATAAGCTTGATCACCCTCTTGTCCAGGACGATCTGAACGAAATGCGCGGCATcctcgagaaggagaagcaagTCGGCCAGGGCGGCTGGCTCGAGTGCTTCAACCCCAAGAGCGGAGTTCCCAAGCTCGTCTGGCGCACATTCCTCGGTTTCTTCATCCATTTCCTCCAGCAGTGGACCGGTGTCAACTACTTCTTCTACTATGGCGCCACCATCTTCAAGTCTGCTGGAATTGAGGACCCTATCCAAACACAGCTCATCCTGGGTGCTGTCAACGTTGGTACTACTTTCGCGGGTCTCTGGTTCGTCGAGAGATTTGGGCGTCGTTGGCCTCTGCTCATCGGTGCTATTTGGCAAGCTGCCTGGCTATGCGTGTTTGCTTCGATTGGTACGGCTATCAATCCCGAGACAAACAGCACAGTCGGTATCGTTCTTATCGTCTGCGCGTGCATGTTTATTGCATCTTTCGCCAGTACCTGGGGTCCCATGGCTTGGGTCGTCATAGGAGAGACCTTCCCTCTCCGTACTCGTGCCAAGCAAGCCGCTATCGCTACTGCCGGTAACTGGCTTGGTAACT GGATGATCGCTTTCCTCTCTCCTATCGCCGACGCTGGCATCAAGTATGCTTTTGGCTTCGTCCTGGTTGGAACCAACctggctgctgctcttctcatctggttcttcctcttcgaaTCTCGACAACTCAGTCTGGAGAATGTCGATCTCATGTATGGTCAGGAGGGTCTTAAGGCTTGGAACAGTCATAAGTGGGTCCCACCTGGATACATCACCCGTGCCCAGAGAGATGAGGCCGTCTTCCGCGGAAATGACAAGGGTAGAAATAGCGAGTCTCACTCTGGAGAGGATTCTcgtgttgagaagattgatgcTTAG